The Candidatus Endomicrobium procryptotermitis DNA window TCAAAAGGGAAAAGAATATTATGGGAACATAGGAATAAATTACAGTTTTTAATTATAATATTAGCGCAAATAAATGAATTAAAAAAATAAGCAGTTTGTATGAAAAAGAGCCTGACATAAATTTATGTCAGGCTCTTAAATTATAAAAGTTATAAAAATTACCACTTTATATTACTTATTCTTTTGACAGCCTCTTTAATTCTCGAAACTCCTACGGTCAATGCAAATCTTATGTACCCTTCGCCGCTTTTTCCCATCCCGTTTCCGGGAGTGCATACGATTGCAGCCTCTTCAAGAAGTTTTGAAACTGTTTGGGCTGAAGTATAGCCTTTTGGCGTTTTTGCCCATACGTAAAAAGTGGCCTTCGGTTCAATTACTTCCCAGCCTATATCTCTCAACCCACCGACCAAAGTGTCTTTTCTTTCTTTATAGACTTTTCTATTTTCTTTAACACATTCCTGCGAAGAAGTCAAAGCACTAATGGCGGCTTCCTGAATTACCTGAAAAGCGCCCGAGTCATAATTATCTTTTACTGTTGCGATTCCTTTTACTATATCCTTATTTCCGCACAACCAGCCTATACGCCAGCCCGTCATATTGTACGTTTTTGACAAAGAGTGAAATTCCACACCCACATCTTTTGCTCCAGGATACTCCAGAAAGCTTTTCGGCTTATCATTTTCATCATAAAAAATTTCAGAATAAGCAGCATCTGCTGCAACTATTATGTCGTTCTTTTTTGCAAAATCTATAAGTTTGACGTAAAATTCATCAGAGGCCATAGCCGATGTCGGATTGTTCGGATAGTTGACAAATATTATTTTCGCTTTTTTTACCACATCTTTTTCAATCGCGTCCAAATCAGGCATAAAACCGTTTCTTTCAAGGAGCGGCATAAAGTAAGGAACGCCGTCCGTAAAAATCGTCCCTGTAGTGTAAACAGGATATCCAGGCTCTGGGATAAGAACTACATCTCCGGGATTTATAAAACCAAGAGGCAAATGACCTATGCCTTCTTTTGAACCTATTAACGCGCATATTTCGGCTGCGAAATCTAAGTCCACGTTAAATCTTTTTTTATACCACAAAGCCACCGCTTTTCTGTAAGAAACCATTCCCGCACCGAAAGGATATTGGTGATTAGCAGGTTTTGTCATTGCCTGCTGTCCTGCTTCTATTATGTGTTTGGGAGTCGGCATGTCAGGATCCCCAACGCCTAACGATATGATGTCGGCTCCTCTTTCCATGGCTTCTTTTTTCTTCTTATCTATTTCGACAAAAAGATACGGCGGAAGTTTTTTCAATTTTTCATTGTAACGTATTTCCATTTAATGCTCCCGTATTTAAATTTATGAATATAATTCCTTTTAAAAAAAATTAAAGCGAGCAAGTCTAAAATTTTCTCATTTTAAATCAAAAAACTTTATCGGTGTAAAGACTACACAATATATATTGTCAGTTATTTTAATCCTAGAACGTCCTGCATATCGTACAGACCCGGGTCTTTTCCTATAATCCATTTTGCCGCCCTTATAGCGCCCGCTCCAAAATTGTTTCTTGACTGAGCTCTGTGAACCAATTCCAATCTTTCGCCTATTCCTGCAAAATAAACTGTATGTTCTCCCACTATGTCACCGCCTCTGACGGAAAAAACACCTATTTCGTCTTTTTTTCTTTCACCAAGCACTGTTTTTCTGCCGTATATGCCGACTTCATTAATATTGCTGCCTATGGCATTCGCAGCAATCTCAGACAGCATAGTCGCGGTGCCAGAAGGGGAGTCCTTTTTTTTATTGTGATGCAGTTCAACCATTTCAATATCATAATCTGGAACCAATTTTGCTACATATTCCACAAGTTTAAACAAAATATTGACTCCGACGGACATATTAGGCGATAAAACTATCGGTATTTCTTTGGAAACTTTGACAATTTTTTCTTTTTGTTCTGCAATAAATCCCGTTGTGCCTATCACTGCTGGAATTTTATACTTTTTTGCAAGTTCCAAATTTTTTAAAGCATTATCAGGATTAGTAAAATCAATCAACACTTCCGTATCAGCCAAAACTGTTTCAATAGAAGATGCCGGAATAATCGCTGGTGTCCCCGCTCCTATTGCCGGACTTGAGTCATATTCAACGCCCGCACAAATCTGAACCGCTTCATCAAACTTCGCTATGCCCAATATCGATTGTCCCATTCTTCCAGCCGCACCACATACAGTAATTTTCATTGCAACCTCCTACAGTTTACTTCAAAAGCCCGAAATCTTTCATAGCTTTCTCTAATTTAATTTTATTTGACGCTTCCATCTCGCACATCGGAAGTCTTAATTCAGGAGAACATATTCCCAATAAAGCAGCGGCTGTTTTTATGGGTATAGGGTTTGTTTCAATAAAAATGGCTTTTACTAAAGCAAGCAGAGAGTAATGAATTTTGACGGCCTCTTTAATATTGCCGTGTTCGAAAGCTTTTACCAAAGAAACAACTTCTGCCGGAACTATGTTTGACAAAACCGAAATAATTCCACAGCCGCCTATTGAAAACAAAGGAAGAGTAAGAGCATCGTCGCCGGAAATCAAATCAATTTTCGGGACAAGCGCTTTTATAGCGCTCATCTGGTCAAGTGAACCTGAAGCTTCTTTTACGCCGACAATATTTTTACAATCTTTAAAAAGTTTCGCTATGGTCGCAGGTTCGATATTAACCGAAGTTCTTCCTGCTATATTATATAACACTATTGGAATGTTTACCGCATCCGCCACGGCCTTATAATGCAGATATAATCCTTTTTGCGTAGGCTTATTATAATATGGAGAAACCATTAAAGCACCATCGCAGCCGACCTTTTTTGCAAATTTTGTAAAATGTATGGCTTCGTCTGTAGAGTTTGAGCCTGTACCGGCAAGAACTTTCATTTTACCTTCGGACTGTTTTACACAAAATTCAATTACAGCTTCATGTTCTTCATAAGACAAAGTAGGCGATTCGCCCGTAGTTCCGCACGGAACAATACCATCAATTCCGTTTTTGCACTGATTTTCTATTAACTTACCAAACGCTTCAAAATCGACTTCACCATCTTTAAACGGCGTAATTAATGCAGTATATACTCCAGAAAACATAAACCCTCCGGGATCATCTATCTTAAATTTTTACAACGCCTTCAAAAGCTGTTATGGCAGGTCCTTCAAGAATAACACCAGTTATTTTACCCGAATCATTTTTATAAGAAACCGAAAGTCTGTCTCCACCTCTGGCTATAATATTTACCGGAGATTTGGCAAACCCTTTAAGCCCTGCTATTATAGCCGAAGCTATAATTCCCGTACCGCAAGCCAAAGTTTCGTCTTCAACGCCCCTTTCATAAGTGCGCACAAGAATAGTGTTATCTTTATCTTGTGTGGCTTTGACAAAATTTACATTCGTTCCGTCCGGAGCAAAAAGAGCGTGATATCTTACCGCTCTGCCGTATTTTACAATTTCGACCTTTTCAATATCATCGACAAAAATAATGACATGCGGAACTCCGGTATTTATAAAGTCCACTTTAAAAGTCACATCTTCGACATCAACTTTTATATCGGTTTTTAAATCCTTCGGCTCATACAGATCAAGCTTGACTTTGTCATCTTTTAATATCTCGGCAGTTATTATTCCGGCATCCGTTTCAAAAACCATAGTTTCTTTTGCCGCGCCGATGTCATAAGCAAATTTTGATATGGATCTTCCTCCGTTACCACACATTGAAGCGTGAGAACCATCAGAATTAAAATATTTCATTTTGAAATCGTATTTGCCGCTTTTTTCTATCAAAATGAGTCCATCCGCTCCTATAGAATATTTTCTATCGCACAACTTTCTGGCAAGGCATGGATAATCTTCGGCGGAAATAATATTTTTCCTGTTATCTATCAAAACAAAATCATTTCCCGCAGCCGTAAGTTTTGAGAAATTTATTTGCACTTTGGCTCCCTGAAGTTTGGAAAACTTAAATGGTATATTAGATAACCGCAGTTAATGATGCCAAACTTCTTATTTTCTGTTATATTTCATTTAAAATCAAATCTTTATATGTTGCTCTTTTTCTTATAAGTACGGCTTTTTTACCATCTACCATAATTTCCGCAAGCAAAGGCCTTGAATTATATTCCGATGACATCGACGCACCATAAGCACCAGCACATTTTACTAAAATGAGTTCTCCCTGTCGCAAAATAGGAAGCATTCTATCTTTGCCCATAAAATCTCCACTTTCACATATCGGGCCGACAACATTGGTTTTAATTTTTTTGGCACTTGTCTTTTTTAGCGGAATAATTTCATGATATGCCTCATAAAGCGTCGGCCTTATCAAATCGTTCATACCAGCATCCGTTATAAGAAAACTTTTGTCTCCAGAAATCTTTCTGTAAATAATTTTAGCTAAAAGATGTCCCGCATTTCCGATAATAAAACGGCCGGGCTCAAAAATAAATTTTGTGTTTTTATCAAATATTTTAAAAAGCTCGTCGGTCAGCAGCTTTGGATTCAAGGCTTTATCCTGTGATGAATATTTGATGCCGATACCCCCGCCGCAATTTATATATTCCAGAACTATGCCCGCCTTTTTAAGTTTATCAGTAAGGTTTTTTATTTTTTTTGCCGCCAATATAAAAGGTGCAATATCTAAAATCTGTGAACCTATGTGGGTGTGCACGCCGACAGCCTGTATATTGTCCATCTTAGAAGCTATAAGATAGGCTTCAAAAGCTTCTTCATAAGGAATGCCGAATTTTGTTCCTTTTTTACCGGTTACTATATATGAATGGGTATCTGGATCCACATTTGGATTTACCCTGAAAGCGATTTTTGCTTTCATTTTAAGTTTTTTGGCAATTTTGTCTATGGCTTCAAGCTCCTCGTAAGATTCTACGTTAAACATTAATATTTTGCTTTTCAAGGCATATTCTATCTCTTCGGCTGTCTTGCCGACTCCGGCGTAAACTATTTTTGAAGGATTAAATCCGGCGTTAATGCATCTGAAAATTTCACCACCAGAAGTAGTGTCTGCGCCAGCCCCTTGATCTGCAAGAATTTTCAAAATACGGCCGTTCGAATTTGTTTTACAGGCAAAACAAATAAGACTTTCTCTATTGTTTAAAGCCTTCCGATAATACCGAAAATTGTCTATTATTTGATTTTTGGAATAAACATAAGCGGCGGTCCCGTACTTTTTCGCTATAGATGACAAAGGTGTTTGTTCTATATAAAGTTCATTTTTTACAAATTTAATCATTTTGCTTTTCCTTTTATGTTAATTATTTCTTTATTAATTTATAATGATACAAAATAGAGTTATCTGCTGTCAAAATATGTTGCGGACAATTTTTATTTATCGCTTTTTGTTAAAAAATCCAGCATGCGCTGCGACTGCTGTTTTAAAAAAGGTCTTTTTGATTTTAAAACGGCATTTGAAGCATATCTTCTGGCTTCATATAATCTGCCTTTTTTATACGCTATTGACGCAAACATCATATCAACTACAGCCGTGTACGAATTTATAAGGTTTGCTTTTTTGAGCATTTCTTCCGCTTTATCCATATCGCCGTTATCGAGATATATGGCGGCAAGATTAACACAAGCGGCAAAGTTATTAGGATCAGCTTCTACAGCGGAAAAAAACTGTTCTTTGGCTTTTGGGACATTTCCCGTTTCTGCATACAAAAGTCCGGATAAAAGATAAAGGTCGGAATCAGCGTGTTCTTCTATAAAATCGTCCACCAGCATTATCGCTTTTTTATAATTGTTTAAATTTTTATAGCATTCTGAAAAATTCGCGATTATCTCTTTATCATAATAAGAAGGCGAAACACTTTCATAATATTTTAACGCCGTCGAGTATTTTTTTTGCCAGAAATAAATATCGCCGAGCTTTCTTTTCGCATAATCGGAATTTTTATCTAAATCAAGAATATCCTTAAAACACTGTTCAGCCAACCCGTAAAGATTGCTCTGAAGAAGAATGTCTCCTATTTTGCATCTTATGTTATTATTTTTTTTATATAAAGACAAAGCACTTGAATAATATTCGATGCTTTCATTATAAGATTTTTGCGCTGCTTCAATGTCTCCGAGTTTTACAAAATATTCGGCCTTCTTTTTTTTCGAAGGTTTCATCTCGATAAGAACCAAATATATATCGACCGCCATCCTATACGCTTTATTTGAAAAAAACATTTCAGCATATTCTTCATAAAGCGCTATTATATCTTTTTTTTTGCGCGCTTCATCAATTTTTAAAGACAGTTCGTTCATTTTATACACTATCTCTTCTTCGCTCATTCCCGTTTCGGAAATGCTTGCGCAATAAGAATAAGAAAAAAATATGAATATAAAAAATATTGACACGGCTGTTTTATTCAATCAAATACACCTCTTGCGTTTTATTTATAATCGTCATTTTTATATCTTTTAAAGACTCTCTTGCCGCGGCAAAACCTTTGTCTATGCTCTGATAAGCATGACCTAAGTCCGTAGCCAACATTTCTCCAACGTCGGGTCGGATTATGGCATCCGACAATGAAAGATTTTCTCTATCCAAAGTTCTTCCCTGAATGTAAATGGCCTGCATAAGAGTGGTAAAAACATTTGTTGTGGTATTTTTCGTTATGTCCGCAGATACAGGAACGGCGATAATAACATCCGGATCAAAAAGCTTTGCAACACCCACAGGAACATTGTCCACAAGTCCTCCATCAACCAAATACCTCTGTTTGTATTCTACAGGCTTAAAAAACCCGGGCAAAGTTGAACTTGCCCTGGCTGCAAAAGCGACGCTGCCGTTTTTTAAAAGCACTCTTTCTCCGGTATGTAAATCAGTAGATACGCAGACGAGAGGGATTTTAAGCTGTTCGAAACGCAAATCACCGATATTTTCTTTCAGAAAATTTTCTATCTGTGCGTTTGAAAGAAGTTCTTCCGAAAGAAGCATCGATATTATTGATGTAGCACTAAAATTCGATACGGATTTCCAGCTTATGTCTTTTGCCAGCTCTTCCACTTTGTCCATAGAAATTCCAGCGCAGTAAAAAGCTCCTATTATGGAACCTACGCTTGTGCCAACAACCAAATCTACAGGTATCTTTTCCTCTTCAAAAACCCTGAACACTCCTATATGTGAAAAGCCTCTTGCTCCACCGCCGCCTAAAACTAAAGCAGTTTTAGGCCTTTGGCCGGTTTGGAGTTTTTTTACTTTGTTCCACAGCATGTTAACCATAAAATCTTCTTCGTTAAATTCAAAAACGGAAGAAGCAAAACAGTGTGAAAATAAAAAAAACGATAAAAAAATTAAAAGTATTTTTTTCATTGCAAATAATACCTAAAAGGAATCAAGCTGAATGCCTATGGCAAGTTCTAAAGCATAATAACTGCTGTTGAGGTTGTAAATTATGTCAAGTTCGTTTTCGTCGTAGTCGGGTTTTGTCGCGTCTTTCTCGGACATTTCGGCTTTAAAATATTGTTCTTTCCAAAATTCATATTCCATAAACGCCTTATGCGTCTGAAGTTTTATCTGTTCTTCAATTTTAGATCTCTTAAGAGTAGTCCCTCTTGCGTTGATTTTACCCTGCCTGACTCTCGAAAAACTTCCGCCTCCATCAAAAATTGGGAGATTTGCGTTTATCGAAACATACCAACTGCTCTCATCGCCTATGACTCTGTCGCCCAGCCACTCCTGTCCAACTCCAACCGAAATCATCGGGAACCTCTGCATAGATAATAAATTTACCATCAGTCCGTCTATGGACTCCTGTGCCTGCGTAGTTTGCATTTCCGGCCTGAACTGATACGCCCACAACATGCATTGATTCAAATCGAATTTTTTGATTTTAGCGGCAAAAACTCCTTCGATTTTCACCGTAACGTCAAGTTCAAGCCCGATGGCGTACAAAAGATTTAAAATTTCTTTCTCATAATTCAATTTCATAATATCAACTTTTTTTTGAATTCCATAAGTTTCGGCCGCAGATTTATTTTTCAAATTTTCAAGCTGTTTTAAAAGCAATGCGTATTTTTCTCTGTACATAAGACAAGTGTTAAAAACGGTTTTAACTTTATTAATTACATTATTCTTTACGGCGTTTGCTTCATTTTTAACTTTATTCATATTCATTTCGGCAAGTTTGTTTGTAGTCTTGATTCTGCCGCCGGCATAAATACTTTGCAATACAGATAAACGCGTGGAAAAATAAATATCTTTGTTTTCTCCTGGCAGATATACTGGAACAGGGGACAATTGTCCCGCCAAGATAAGCGGTTCCATATTATTGAAGCGCGAAGCATTCAAATTCAAATCTATTTTAGGAAAATACAAAGACTGCGATTCTTTTATGCGCTGCTGAGCGAAATCTATGTTTTGAGAATGGATCAATATATCGTGATTTATATTGACAGCAGTTTGCACGCTTGACTCTTCGGTCAATATCTTTTCATAACCGATGGAATAAGCAAGCTGCGAAATAAAACATACTGCAAGTAAAATAAAAGCCTTTTTCATTTTTCCTTCTTAAGAAGATTTTTCATTGATTTTATCTGTCTTTCTACGGATTTTCTCGAAGTCGCACCGTAAGAAGTTTTCATTTCAACAATATTCTTAAAATCTATATATTTATAAATGTCCATCTTAAATGCCGGATAACGTTTGGGATAAAATTTATTGTACTCGTGGAGTGTCAGTTCGTTTAGAGTTTTCGAATTTTTAATACAATACGAAACTATCTCTTTTACCACGCCGTGCGCTTCCCTGAATGGAACGCCTCTTCTGGCGAGATAATCGGCGATCTCCGTAGCTGCAATAAAACCTTTTTCCATACTTTTTAAAGTGTTTTCTTTAACGAATTTCATTCCAGAAACCATTTCACAGGCGACTTTCATGCACATTTTTATATTGTCACAGACATCAAAAACCGAAGGCTTGTCTTCTTGCAAATCTCTGTTATACGTCAAAGGAAGAGCTTTGATAATCGTAAGCAAAGCCATCAGAGCACCGAAAATTCTTCCCGATTTGCCTCTTATGACTTCTGCACAGTCCGGATTTCTTTTCTGCGGCATTATTGAAGAACCTGAAGTAAATTTATCGGCTATTTTAATGTAAGCAAATTCTGGATTCATCCACAAAATTATCTCTTCGCAAAACCGCGTAAGATGAACGGCCAGCATCGAAACACAAAATACGAATTCGACTGCGAAATCTCTGTCGCTCACTCCATCAAGAGAATTTTCACATACACCGCCAAATCCCAACAGTTTCGCCGTAAAATGTCTGTCTATTTTAAACGACGTTCCGGCAAGAGCCGCACTTCCTAAAGGGGAGATATTTATTCTTTTGCGGCAATCATAAAATCTTTCTTTATCTCTTTGCACCATATATGCATAAGCCATAAGATGATGAGCCGCCGATATCGGCTGTGCAGGCTGCAAATGCGTAAAGCCAGGCATTAGCACATCAATATTTTCCTGTGCTTTTTTCACAATAATTCTTTGAAACTCTTCTATGAGATTAATACAGCTATCCGTTTCTTTTCTTAAATAAATCCTTAAATCCGCAGCGGCTTGATCGTTGCGACTTCTGGCCGTATGCATTTTTCCGCCGACAAGACCTATCCGCCTGATAAGCTCTTTTTCTACAGCAAAATGAATATCTTCCTCTTTCGGCAGCTGCCGACCTTTTTGCAAATCTCTCAAAATAGACTGCAATCCAGAAATGATTCGTTTTCCTTCCGAAGATTTAATTATTTTAGTTTTGACGAGCATTTGTACATGAGCAATAGACCCCATTATATCGGCTTCGGCAAGCCTGCCGTCAAAAGAAAAAGAGCCGATAAATTGTTCAAAATTGAGTTTGTTCATTAATGACCTCTATAAATAAGATTTTATAATTTATATATTGTTTTGTAAAATAGCCATAATACAAAATGGCGCCGGTTTAATTTCTTTTAAAGCGGCGCCGTAATGCTTTACCATATTTTTAAGGTTTTATTTCTTTCTCATTAAAGCCTGAACTTTTATCGGCAAGCCGAATAAATTGATAAATCCTTCGGCGTCTTTTTGATTATAAATTTCGTCTTTTTCAAAAGTGGCAAGCTCTTCCCAGTACAGAGAATATTTTGCCTGTCTTGAAACTGGAATTATATTGCCTTTGTAAAGTTTCAATTTTATTTCTCCAGTAACATATTTTTGAGTGCTGTCGATAAAAGCGTCCAGAGCTTCTCTTAAAGGAGAAAACCACAATCCGTAATAAGTAAGTTCGGCCCATTTATGCGCAAGTTCCTGTTTAAAATGAAAAGTATCTCTGTCTAAAGCTAATTCTTCAAGTTCTCTGTGAGCGGCATATAAAAGCTTTGCAGCAGGAGATTCATAAACTCCCCTTGATTTCATGCCGACAAGCCTGTTTTCAACCATATCGGTTCTTCCTATGCCATTTGCTCCGGCGATTTTATTCAAATAAGAGACCAATTCGACAGGCTCGGTTTTTTTGCCATTTATGGTAACAGGAATACCTTTTTCAAATCCTATTTTTATATATGTCGGCTTATTTGGGGCTTTCTGCGGAGAAACAGTCATCTTAAACATAGATTCATCATACTCGTTTTTCATATCTTCCATCACTCCGCCCTCATAAGAAATATGCCACAGATTGGCATCGGAAGAATAAGGTTTTGCTTTTGTCACGGTAATCGGAATGCCTCTTTTTTTAGCGTAATTCATCGCGTCTTGCCTTGAACGTATATTCCATTCTCTCCACGGCGCTATAATTTTCACGTTCGGTATCAAAGCTTTAAATGTAAGTTCGAATCTTACTTGATCGTTTCCTTTGCCCGTTGCTCCGTGACATACAGCGTCGGCCTTTTCTTTTTTTACGATCTCTGCGATTTTTTTCGCGATGACTGGTCTGGCCAGAGAAGTTCCGAGATAATATTTATTTTCATACAAAGCGTCGGCCTTTACGGCTTTGTAAATGTAACCCGTTACGAACTCTTTTTTCGCATCAATTATATAAGATTTTGATGCGCCTGTTCTTCTGGCTTTTTCATTCAATCCTTTCAGCTCTTTGCCCTGACCCACATCCACACAGCACGCTATGACTTCGCATTTGTAATTTTCTTTTATCCACGACAGAATAATGGACGTGTCAAGCCCGCCGGAATAAGCCACCACTACTTTTTTGATGTCTGCCATTTTAGCGCTTCCTCCAAAATTTTTATTGCCAAATCTATATTTTTTTTTGTTATCGTAAGCGGCGGCAAAAACCTTAAAACCGTATCGTGTGTACAGTTGATTATAAGTCCTTTTTTAAGGCAGTAAGAAACTATTTCTTTTCCCGGAACTCCGAGTTCTATCCCCATCATAAGTCCCATTCCCCTTATTTCTTTGATAAGCAGATATTTTTTACCGAGTGCTTCAAATCTGAGATTCAAATATTTTGACAAATCCACCACTTTTTTTAAAAAACCGACGTTTATTATTTTCAAAGCCGCCAATGCCGCGGCGCAGGAAACAGGATTTCCTCCAAAAGTCGAACCGTGGTCGCCGTACGTAAACGCTTCGGCGCACTTTTTTCCGGCGATAGCCGCTCCGAGCGGAAGCCCATTCGCCATGGATTTCGCCAATGTCACTATATCCGGCTTTATACCATAATTTTCAAAAGCGTAAAACTTTCCGCTGCGTCCCATGCCGCATTGTATTTCGTCAAAAATCAATAACAGATTATTTTTATCGCAAAGAAGTCGAAGCTCTTTTATAAATTTTTTATCAGCTGTAAAAAGACCGCCTTCGCCCTGCACAAGTTCAATTATTACGGCAACGGTTTTTTTGTTTATAAGTCTTTTTACGGAATCTATATTATTGTATTGCGCAAAAACAAATTTTTCCTGAAGAGGCTTTAAATATTCATGAAATTGCATCTGTCCAGTGGCCGCCATCGTAGCCATAGTCCTTCCATGGAAAGAATTTTCAAAAGAAATTATTTC harbors:
- the lysA gene encoding diaminopimelate decarboxylase, with amino-acid sequence MIKFVKNELYIEQTPLSSIAKKYGTAAYVYSKNQIIDNFRYYRKALNNRESLICFACKTNSNGRILKILADQGAGADTTSGGEIFRCINAGFNPSKIVYAGVGKTAEEIEYALKSKILMFNVESYEELEAIDKIAKKLKMKAKIAFRVNPNVDPDTHSYIVTGKKGTKFGIPYEEAFEAYLIASKMDNIQAVGVHTHIGSQILDIAPFILAAKKIKNLTDKLKKAGIVLEYINCGGGIGIKYSSQDKALNPKLLTDELFKIFDKNTKFIFEPGRFIIGNAGHLLAKIIYRKISGDKSFLITDAGMNDLIRPTLYEAYHEIIPLKKTSAKKIKTNVVGPICESGDFMGKDRMLPILRQGELILVKCAGAYGASMSSEYNSRPLLAEIMVDGKKAVLIRKRATYKDLILNEI
- a CDS encoding tetratricopeptide repeat protein, whose translation is MSEEEIVYKMNELSLKIDEARKKKDIIALYEEYAEMFFSNKAYRMAVDIYLVLIEMKPSKKKKAEYFVKLGDIEAAQKSYNESIEYYSSALSLYKKNNNIRCKIGDILLQSNLYGLAEQCFKDILDLDKNSDYAKRKLGDIYFWQKKYSTALKYYESVSPSYYDKEIIANFSECYKNLNNYKKAIMLVDDFIEEHADSDLYLLSGLLYAETGNVPKAKEQFFSAVEADPNNFAACVNLAAIYLDNGDMDKAEEMLKKANLINSYTAVVDMMFASIAYKKGRLYEARRYASNAVLKSKRPFLKQQSQRMLDFLTKSDK
- a CDS encoding LL-diaminopimelate aminotransferase yields the protein MEIRYNEKLKKLPPYLFVEIDKKKKEAMERGADIISLGVGDPDMPTPKHIIEAGQQAMTKPANHQYPFGAGMVSYRKAVALWYKKRFNVDLDFAAEICALIGSKEGIGHLPLGFINPGDVVLIPEPGYPVYTTGTIFTDGVPYFMPLLERNGFMPDLDAIEKDVVKKAKIIFVNYPNNPTSAMASDEFYVKLIDFAKKNDIIVAADAAYSEIFYDENDKPKSFLEYPGAKDVGVEFHSLSKTYNMTGWRIGWLCGNKDIVKGIATVKDNYDSGAFQVIQEAAISALTSSQECVKENRKVYKERKDTLVGGLRDIGWEVIEPKATFYVWAKTPKGYTSAQTVSKLLEEAAIVCTPGNGMGKSGEGYIRFALTVGVSRIKEAVKRISNIKW
- the argH gene encoding argininosuccinate lyase codes for the protein MNKLNFEQFIGSFSFDGRLAEADIMGSIAHVQMLVKTKIIKSSEGKRIISGLQSILRDLQKGRQLPKEEDIHFAVEKELIRRIGLVGGKMHTARSRNDQAAADLRIYLRKETDSCINLIEEFQRIIVKKAQENIDVLMPGFTHLQPAQPISAAHHLMAYAYMVQRDKERFYDCRKRINISPLGSAALAGTSFKIDRHFTAKLLGFGGVCENSLDGVSDRDFAVEFVFCVSMLAVHLTRFCEEIILWMNPEFAYIKIADKFTSGSSIMPQKRNPDCAEVIRGKSGRIFGALMALLTIIKALPLTYNRDLQEDKPSVFDVCDNIKMCMKVACEMVSGMKFVKENTLKSMEKGFIAATEIADYLARRGVPFREAHGVVKEIVSYCIKNSKTLNELTLHEYNKFYPKRYPAFKMDIYKYIDFKNIVEMKTSYGATSRKSVERQIKSMKNLLKKEK
- a CDS encoding TolC family protein, yielding MKKAFILLAVCFISQLAYSIGYEKILTEESSVQTAVNINHDILIHSQNIDFAQQRIKESQSLYFPKIDLNLNASRFNNMEPLILAGQLSPVPVYLPGENKDIYFSTRLSVLQSIYAGGRIKTTNKLAEMNMNKVKNEANAVKNNVINKVKTVFNTCLMYREKYALLLKQLENLKNKSAAETYGIQKKVDIMKLNYEKEILNLLYAIGLELDVTVKIEGVFAAKIKKFDLNQCMLWAYQFRPEMQTTQAQESIDGLMVNLLSMQRFPMISVGVGQEWLGDRVIGDESSWYVSINANLPIFDGGGSFSRVRQGKINARGTTLKRSKIEEQIKLQTHKAFMEYEFWKEQYFKAEMSEKDATKPDYDENELDIIYNLNSSYYALELAIGIQLDSF
- a CDS encoding patatin-like phospholipase family protein → MKKILLIFLSFFLFSHCFASSVFEFNEEDFMVNMLWNKVKKLQTGQRPKTALVLGGGGARGFSHIGVFRVFEEEKIPVDLVVGTSVGSIIGAFYCAGISMDKVEELAKDISWKSVSNFSATSIISMLLSEELLSNAQIENFLKENIGDLRFEQLKIPLVCVSTDLHTGERVLLKNGSVAFAARASSTLPGFFKPVEYKQRYLVDGGLVDNVPVGVAKLFDPDVIIAVPVSADITKNTTTNVFTTLMQAIYIQGRTLDRENLSLSDAIIRPDVGEMLATDLGHAYQSIDKGFAAARESLKDIKMTIINKTQEVYLIE
- the dapF gene encoding diaminopimelate epimerase; this encodes MQINFSKLTAAGNDFVLIDNRKNIISAEDYPCLARKLCDRKYSIGADGLILIEKSGKYDFKMKYFNSDGSHASMCGNGGRSISKFAYDIGAAKETMVFETDAGIITAEILKDDKVKLDLYEPKDLKTDIKVDVEDVTFKVDFINTGVPHVIIFVDDIEKVEIVKYGRAVRYHALFAPDGTNVNFVKATQDKDNTILVRTYERGVEDETLACGTGIIASAIIAGLKGFAKSPVNIIARGGDRLSVSYKNDSGKITGVILEGPAITAFEGVVKI
- the dapA gene encoding 4-hydroxy-tetrahydrodipicolinate synthase, whose protein sequence is MFSGVYTALITPFKDGEVDFEAFGKLIENQCKNGIDGIVPCGTTGESPTLSYEEHEAVIEFCVKQSEGKMKVLAGTGSNSTDEAIHFTKFAKKVGCDGALMVSPYYNKPTQKGLYLHYKAVADAVNIPIVLYNIAGRTSVNIEPATIAKLFKDCKNIVGVKEASGSLDQMSAIKALVPKIDLISGDDALTLPLFSIGGCGIISVLSNIVPAEVVSLVKAFEHGNIKEAVKIHYSLLALVKAIFIETNPIPIKTAAALLGICSPELRLPMCEMEASNKIKLEKAMKDFGLLK
- the dapB gene encoding 4-hydroxy-tetrahydrodipicolinate reductase yields the protein MKITVCGAAGRMGQSILGIAKFDEAVQICAGVEYDSSPAIGAGTPAIIPASSIETVLADTEVLIDFTNPDNALKNLELAKKYKIPAVIGTTGFIAEQKEKIVKVSKEIPIVLSPNMSVGVNILFKLVEYVAKLVPDYDIEMVELHHNKKKDSPSGTATMLSEIAANAIGSNINEVGIYGRKTVLGERKKDEIGVFSVRGGDIVGEHTVYFAGIGERLELVHRAQSRNNFGAGAIRAAKWIIGKDPGLYDMQDVLGLK